From a region of the Agrobacterium larrymoorei genome:
- a CDS encoding glycoside hydrolase family 16 protein: MTNVQHLLATAFVTLSLGSTVAVAQEDNGKSFIENFDSMDRSFWYVSDGWNNGPHQNCTWSKKLVKFEGGQLQLGFQEGRAGDRNYSCGEIQTKGRYRYGTYEARIKTAIGSGLNSAFFTYIGPTDKKPHDEIDMEVLGKNSGQVQLNQYISAKGGNEQLVDVPGGADKGFNDYAFVWEPQRLRYYVNGKMVHEVTDPSKIPQTPQKIFFSLWGTDTLKSWMGKFAYTGPTTMQVDRLAFTALGDKCQFPQSVACATN, from the coding sequence GGTTGCTCAGGAAGACAACGGCAAGTCGTTTATCGAGAACTTCGACAGTATGGACCGTTCGTTCTGGTATGTTTCCGATGGCTGGAACAATGGTCCGCATCAGAACTGCACGTGGTCGAAGAAGCTGGTGAAATTCGAGGGTGGGCAGTTGCAGCTGGGGTTTCAGGAAGGCCGAGCGGGGGACCGTAATTATTCCTGTGGGGAAATCCAGACCAAGGGGCGGTATCGTTATGGCACCTATGAGGCGCGGATCAAGACGGCAATCGGGTCCGGCCTGAACTCGGCTTTCTTCACCTATATCGGCCCGACCGACAAGAAGCCGCATGACGAGATCGACATGGAGGTTCTTGGCAAGAACAGCGGTCAGGTGCAGCTGAACCAGTATATTTCCGCCAAGGGCGGCAATGAGCAGCTGGTGGATGTGCCAGGCGGTGCAGACAAGGGGTTCAACGACTATGCCTTCGTCTGGGAGCCGCAGCGCCTGCGTTACTACGTCAACGGCAAGATGGTGCACGAGGTGACCGATCCATCGAAGATCCCGCAGACGCCGCAGAAGATTTTCTTCAGCCTGTGGGGCACGGATACGCTCAAAAGCTGGATGGGCAAGTTCGCCTATACCGGCCCGACGACGATGCAGGTGGACCGCCTGGCCTTTACCGCGCTGGGAGACAAGTGCCAGTTTCCGCAGTCGGTTGCCTGCGCCACCAACTGA